The following is a genomic window from Amaranthus tricolor cultivar Red isolate AtriRed21 chromosome 10, ASM2621246v1, whole genome shotgun sequence.
tttatttttttgagattGGTTGAAGTTTCATTGTTATTCCCTGTTTCCTGGTCATGGAGGTGAATGTGATTGAGACTGATAAGCCCAAAAAAGCCAGAAAGAAGAGAAGGGAAAAATCGCTTAAGGCTGATTAATTGTTAAATTATCATTTCAAACTTAGAGTTTGTTCAATTGTTGACTCAAAACATGCCCAAATTTTAGTAATTAATTCGGCCAATTTTCGATTTAATCCAATTTTTTAATGGGCACATTGTGCAGTATTTTGTATTTACAGAGACCGTTTCTAAATCACAGCACTTTTCTCTCTActaatcaaaataatcatggcCTTCCAATTAATATCCAAGAAAGTCGCCGTTATAGGCGGCGGCGCAGCCGGTTTAGTGGCGGCGCGTGAGCTTAAAAAGGAAGGTCACGATGTCGTGGTGTTTGAGCGTCAGGCCCAGTTGGGTGGGACTTGGGTTTACTCGCCGGAGGTTGAATCCGACCCGCTTGGACTTGACCCGACTCGGAAAATTGTTCATTCCAGTCTTTATACTAGTCTTCGCACTAATCTTCCTAGAGAAGCTATGGGTTTTCGTGATTTCCCTTTTGTTCCTTCTGGTAATCATGTTTCTCTCGTATAAcctcttttttatttgttttgaaattCATATAAACTTGACAATTTGATGCTACTGAGTATTTTGAAACAGATGATATATAGTGTGCTTTTATGAACTTGAATTTTCATCAACTGATAACTGATTTGATTGGATTGAATGTGAGTTATCAGGATTTGTTATGGTTTTTGTCTGAGTTCTGAAGTGGGGTTTGATGATATACTTAGTATGAATTTGGTGGAGCTTTGGAGTGAGGATCATATGgtcaacaacaagaacaatgaCAAAGCCTTATAGATCATTTCCAATAATCTGTTCACATTGATTCCTCTTCTCAGATCATTTCTATTTTCTTCATTTCTATACTCCTACCCGATCTTGTTCAGTTTACTCGCCCTCTTTTGAAGTCCCCCGAGTTTCAACTTTCTATCCTCTTTAGCGTTTTGCCAATACGGTAAAAAGGATTTTTGCATATGCCCAAATCATCTTAAATGAttttctttcatcttttcctcaATATCTGCGACTCCTAAACCCTTTCTACatcttcatttcaaattctctttCATCAAGTGTGGAACATTACTCATTAGGTGTGTTTGTGAATTGTCTTTTGGTGGGAAGTTGTGAGTTTGACCAAAACTATGAAATATTAAACATATAATGTAGTTGTATATAGCTATCCAAAATCTCCATCATAGTTTTGTTGTTTTTAGCCTTTAACTTGATGTATATGGTGCAAATGATTTTTATGGAGTAAGGAACACTTTTTTCTGCCCTCTTATGGAATAGAGTGTGTTCTATTGTGTCACTTGGAAAGTTGGATTGTGTTTATTGTGATCATAACTATGGTAAGTTGGTATATCTAGCATAAGATATTGTAAGCTGGTAGCCCTATTTGAgttatgattttttgatttgataaCTTGATAGTGAATGAAAGTAAGTATATTCACTTCTTTTGATGTAAGTACAACATTTGCCATTAGGAAGGCTCCAGCTTGAAAGACATTAAAAAGGAAGGGAAGTTAGTGAAGGGAAGAGATGCAACATTTTTGTTCTTTAATGAATGCTTAATTGGTTGTTTGTTTTGAGGGCTTTGAGAAGGATATTGGGACATGAAGTTCCATCTTTCCATCAACCATCatttgtttgatgggaaatgTATGAGACACAAGCTTGACTATTAAAAGAAAGAAGGCAAGTAGCCAAGTCCTGTTTTATGTCTTTAGGGTGCTTGAGCGTGGGAAATGAAGAAGGCATGTCCCATTGCTTCATGTGTTGAAAATAAAGGGAGCCGAGATTGCCAAGTTCCATTCCCACATACCAAATGCCCCTTAAAGCCCATGGGCAATTGATTACGGAAGGATATCTAGTAATAGATGTAAATTATTCGTAATATCTTAGGCTTCAGCAGCTTGTGTTCAATGCGAGATGTGTATTGCCATCACTCGTCAGTCGTCAACCACAAAAGTCTCATTCTCTTTAATGTTCTCACCAGTCATCTCTGTCTGCTGTAGTTTATAATCTCTTCGTATGTATGCTTCATTCTAATGGCTTATCTAACTTGAGGCCTGTTATCCTcaatcaattttcaatttctacTTTTCGGTTCCTTTCAATCTACTATAGTTATGTGTTTACTTTAGTATTCCTCAAGAACAAGTCATTATTAGCCCTTATTTGAACTTATTTCCCCTAGAATTGTAACAAATCGTTATTTGGCCCAAAAGTTGTATACTTGTATCTACTGCATTCAACCTCGATATTTTCTAGACAACAACTTTGAGATTTGAATGCTCAAtagcttataatatttttttgtatgatATCTTGTTACATAATGGCTGATGCAGTTTTGCTTAATTTGAGTTACCTCTCTTTCTAATTCTAGTGGAAATGAGGAGGTCATAAAGATTTCCCTTTTCTAGCAGTTGAACtgtttttttggaactttcaatGAGTTACTTACGATTTTGACATTCTGAACAAATATTGTCTTGCAGCTGGGTGTAGAGTGCAAACTACATATTCTGTAGTTGCTATGACATAGGAGTCCATCCTTGTGATTGGAAGAGAGATTCAGGTCTTGGatgttttgttttaaacacGGGGCTATgcatttaatattattacaacTACAATTACAATTATTCATCTAGCATCAAATTCAAAGGTAGTAACGTACTGCAGCCCTGCTGTCACAAGGATGAAAGAGAAAGCCCACAACCACTAGGCTAACAACATAATTCTCTATGAGccacataatttaattttgtggttttggattataaataCTAAATAAATGCCTGCGCTTCTTATATATGTGAAGTTGTAGATGCCTTTGCAATCAAGGGTCAAGTGAAACTACCAAATTGTCATCATAAGAGTAAGACTTCATGTGTCTGACCACCCTACTCCGCCTAATCTAGAGCCATGTTAGTGCATTGGGATGATGCAATGTTGCTGATGTTGTATCAGTTGAGGGATTAGACCTTCTGGTGATAATTTTCTCTTTATTCTCTACAGGTAAACCAGACAGAGATTCACGAAGGTTTCCAGCTCATTGGGAAGTGCTACGATATTTGGAGGATTTTTGTCGAGAGTTTGGATTGAATGAATTGATCCGTTATCAGACAGAGGTGAGGCATGTTAGTTTAGGGATAGATGGAATGTGGATGGTAAAATATAGAATTGGTGGAGATGAGAGCAGCAATGTggatgaaacttttgatgcaGTTGTCATCTGCACTGGGCATTTCACTGAGCCACGGATTGCAGATAATATTCCTGGTAATTAATGTTTATCGCAGtgattgaattttttatttaatctacGGTTTTTAGTATCCATGGCACTTTAAGGCTTAATGATAGAAGCTAAATTAATGCTTTACAAGTTCAACCTTTTATGTTTTAACTGACTCTGTGGTGTGGTATGGGTGATGAAAATGATTTAGCTTCATGATATATGATGCTATATGACTGGATGTGCTACTCTATGATTCAATTTGGATTTGAAGAGAAGTTATTTTGGGTTATCAAGCAGAGTGTTGAAAGCCTTTTTTTAGTCAATAAACTCATTGAATGGCCTGATAATACATTTAATTGGTGATTGGATTTCTTGATTTCTAAGAATAACTGCCATTACTTTTGATTGATTATTTATCTTtgtatttgatattatttgataaTTTCTTGCAGGCATTGAACATTGGCCAGGGAGGCAGATTCATAGCCACAATTATCGTGTTCCAGACCCCTATCAAGAACAGGTATGTTACTGATTCTATTATCGATTAAATTGTGCTGTCTAGAGACTTGGACATGTTCAGAGTTTCAGATGCCCAAGATGTATGGACTGCAATGTTTGTGCATAAGTTTGAGCTGTTGTTCCTTGCTGCATTAATTTCTATATACTTGCCTCATGTTTTATCCATCGGTTTGAGCAATTATTGCAAAATACTGATCTTTTATTGTGAAATTTCGGGTGGCTATTGAATATGTTCAATTATATGTGCTGTTTGAGTATTATGATCCATAAATATCACTTAGGTGGTTTATTCATAGCACAAATACTAAATTGCATACCAGCTTCCTGATGGATCTCATAAAAAGGGGTGACTTCACATACCAAGAAAAGTCTAGAATGGATCAGATTCACATTAATTTAGTTTGCAATGCTCTTCTCatcctttttataatttttctgcACAAAGCAAACTTGTAAAAGCTATCATTAATATCCAAAATACATGAAAAGTCAAGAACAAACTTGTAATTATTTACTTGGTTAACATTAGTATTTGTGTGGACTTGGTCTACAACAAGTTTTCTGCACAAAGCAAAATGTCATATGAAGTATTTTCCCACAAAAGGAAAAAAGTACTATTCAAATGAGCTCATAAGAGTTACTTCGCCACtcaccatcaccaccaccacccACCACCCCCCtaaaaaacaaggatcaaagaggaGTAGGGAACACTTTTGGGTTTTCTatgattatataattttcttaCCACTTTTTTAACCTTTTTGGATTGTCTAGGAGGATTGACAAACACCCTTTTTTCAATCTTATGCTGCTTCGATCAGGTTGTAGTTTTGATAGGGAATGCTTCTAGTGCTCTTGATATCAGTAGAGACATTGCTGGGTTCGCCAAAGAAGTGCACATAGCATGTAAAAATGAAGCAACAGGAAGATATGGAAAGCATCCTGTTTATGATAACATGTGGCTCCATCCGGTGGTAACGACTCCCTTATCGAAGTTCTGCATAGTGATCGTGAAAGTTCATTGGAAGTATTGTTCATCCTTGATTGATAAAAAGTTTTAGTATCTATTTTGCAGATAGAAAGAGCTTATGAAGATGGTAGATTATCTTTTCAAGATGGGAGTGTGGTTCATGCAGATGTTATTCTCCATTGCACAGGGTATTGTGCAAAATTTTTCAATGAACCTTAAATTATcggaaaaattgacattaaataattcaatcttttgttcgcctgctgtgaataatcccacctttagattattttctaataatctaacatttaccCTTAGTttgctgtgaataatccaacctttgcttTAGTTTGCTGGCATCATACCCTATTATTacctattattttttatatgatatgTTGTAGGCAAATGTATggcaaatgttagattattagaaaataatccaaGGGTGAGATTATTCACGTTGAATGAGTGAAGGGTTGGATTATTGaatgtcaatttttccttaattataAATCCATGGGAAGTTGATATTATATCTCACAATGAAATGGAACATTAATTTTCAGGTACAAGTATCATTTCCCTTTCTTGGATATCGACAGTGTTGTGAATGTTGATGATAATCGTGTGGGGCCTCTGTACAAGCATGTCTTTCGTCCTACATTAGCCCCGGGGATCTCCTTCATTGGCATCCCATCAGTTGTAAGATATCTATTGGTGCTATTATATTTACATAAAGCGGAGACATAAATTATTACACTAATAGTTGAAGCAGCTGATCAAAATTTTCACTTTCATCCTAGGTTCTCGCATTCTTCCTGTATGAACTGCAAAGTAAATGGGTGGCAGGTGTTCTATCTGGGCGGATACTACTTCCATCTGATGAAAAGATGATGAAAGATATAGAAGCTTTCTACTCGGAATTGGATGCTAAGGAAGTTCCAAAGCGATACACACATAAGATCCACGATTTCaaggtaaattttattttgattggaTAATTTCTTCAGTGCTTATATTCCCTTATACAGAATGTCACAgagaattgaaagaaaaaaaaaaaaaaaaaaaaaaaaaaaaagaagaaaagaaccATATAGATAAAAAAGGATTTCAGACAATCTAAAGTTTCTGAACTGTATTTTTCATGGTCATATGGATATGACCAAGTTCAAAGCTAGTGAAATTTATTTATGGGCCAATCTGGAATGTATGCAGCATGAATGCTATGTAAATTTATACCACATCACGAAAATAAATGGCATTTTTTTTACTCCAGAtgaaataatttgcaaatttgcTGTTATTTTAGGAAAAGTGATAAAGTCAATTCTCTAAATATTCTGTCGACCCTCTCACGTCTAAATCTGCAGAAGTGTCCTTTGACATAAGAATGATAGATGAAGTCCCTAGGACCCCTGGACAAAGGGATTTATTTTCCAGGATGTTTGGGCTAGTAACAGAATAGTGACTAGTGACTTTAAACATTAGAGTGGACCTGTACTTCCAAAGATTTGTCATTATTTGCTGAAATGTACCATACCTTCCCACCTATATCTGTAGTTTTGTTTTCTAATTATTTTGGTCTGTCATCTATGTTTCGTGATCTAAGGCAAGGGTGGAATATCAAGGGACAAAGAAAACTTATTCAAAATTTCGATGTTTGGTTAGATAACTGAAGGGGACGGAATTGGTTCCTCATTTCTGCCTTCCTTAAGGCATATTTGGATTGAATAATGTACCAAGGGACAACATGTTTTGAATTAAGTAGAATGAAAGAGGATGGAGGTGTAGGTAGATGCGATGAGTGTGATTTGTCTTCTATTACTCTCTTAGCATGCTATGCTGAATTCAAGTATGCCTTTGTAGTGTGTGGATGAGAGAATTTGGATGGAAGGAGAATTGTGGAATGTTCTCACTACCTAGCATAAGGTTGCGTATATCTGACCCTCCAAACCCCACCCTAGGTGGGAATCACTTAATAGCATtgggcattggggtaatggatTTGATATGAATGTGGAATCAGAAAACATGGGTGAAATACATTTTCTTTCCGCTTTTAGTAAAACAAATTCTTCCACATTTGGTAAGGAAACCGGAAGCCTAACACTTTCTCTTTTGTGCCTCCATGTATGTCCTCCCTGTCCCCTTTCGCTATCCAAAATGCTGGTAATGAACATTATGTCTAAATTAAAGGTGTGCAACAGGGCGGGCCCACTAAAAGCCCTTTCCCTGGTCCATTTTTAAAGGGTCGAGCTCATTATATTAAAAGGGTTGTGCTTCTAACAGGTCAACCCATAAAAAAATTTAGCGGGGCAGGGCGGCCTTTTGACGGGctctcaattttattttttctagtaGCAAGAGTCTCACCATCATTAAAGCTTCTGTGATGGAGAAATTTTGTTAAGATTAGAACCCTTGTCGACAATTCAAAGAAATTAGAAGTACCGAACATTAAGATTCTGAGACACTGTTTCATACTTTTTTCTGGAAGAAAAGTGCTCTAAAACGATAGAGAAGAAATCTGGGAGAGACAGAGAGTGATTTATTTCCCATTTCCCAGCTAACTGTCTATAAATCAACTACAGAACTTGGTAGGACTGACTTTACTATCGGATATTTACACAGCGACTCTTTAGGCCATTCGAATACGAGGATTGGCTTGCTGCAGAATGTGGCAGCCCTCCTGCCGAGGAATGGAGAAAGAATATGTTTTTTGCGACAGTGGTTCGCGCATTTAGACAAATGGAAACGTTTCGAGATGAATGGGATGATGAAGACTTAGTCTTGCAAGCACATAAAGACTTTATGCAATACTTATCTGCTGATGGCAGGGTCATAACAACTGCTTCAACaacttgattttgaattttgtttctTTACTGGAATAATTGTATTATTTGTCCCTTAATGAACATAATTACTTTTATTGTTCGATTAAATATTCCGTTACTTATTGTTTGTTATGTAATTTGTGTAACCCAATGAATTACCTCAAGGAAACTGATAACGATACTTTGTTACTGATCATTTTATTCCCGAAACAAAATCTGTTACTTTCTCTCGTCACAAGCCTCCCCTGTTCCTTGATTTCTCTCGCCTTCGTGATGCAAATTCGGGTACGTTCCTCTAATTCTATCTTTTCCTCCTTTTTGTGCTTTGATGTTAAGTTTCTCtagttttgattttcattttcttgCTCAATTTGTTTGTGTGAGATgaatcctaattttttttactgagcaaggattttgaatttttttttgttattcatTTATTTGATTTGTGGTTCTCATTGAGTTTGCTGCACTCGATCTCTTTGACTCTCGGTCATTGATCATCTTCACTATCTTCATATTGAATATGCATTTTCAAGATCATGGAAAATACCGGGCAAGAAAAGATACCATTGCTATTGCTATGAATGTGTTAGGTGTTTGTGCTAACATGCAATTTATCTATGTTCTTTTGGGTTGGAAAGGCTCTGTACATAATGTCTGATCTCCCATAATGCTCTTTCAAGGACAAATGACTTTAGGTACAAGAGGTAAATATAACCTATGTTTTTAGAAGAAAAATTATAGTTAATAAAACTCATAGTCTATCgtctattttaaataattttgaagGATATTGTTTGTTCAATGGAGTATACAAGTTGTGAGGGTTTTCTTGTTTCATATGGAGGGAAATGATATCTCACTTTAAGGGCATGCTTGAATtggatgtaaatatttaaggggaaaataaagtcaaactaatgaaatgaaagcaaatagaGATGCATTTGAAATAGTTGAGATAGTTGTTTAGAAAGTAATATGAACatgtaataaaataatgaagaaaaaagaagatAATTTCTCCTATTATAGAAGTAATACATTCCTCTATCCTCTcctaggataaatatttaccctgcAAAATTGAGAgcttttgttatttttcttaactttgcaaccattcttccacctctataacaattaaatttcactaatttctcatttattaaatttattttcttactttgactttttttcacCCCATAAATATTTACACAAATCTAAGCATGCTCCAGGGATTGAACATACAAACAACCGCAAATTGCTAAAAAGTATTACAATATGAAACATACTCGTGCAACAAATGCAATTGAAAATGTTTTATACTTGTGTTGATTGAGTTTTATGATGCTAGTTACCAATTTGATAGCATTTTACTTTGTGCAACACATAAGTAGGTTTCATATCTTCTTTTATTATATGAGATGCGCCTATGAGAATATGGTATGAGGCCACATATCCGAAAACTACTCTAAGCCAAGTATATTCAACTATGAATTTCATAGGAAATGAGCTTACTTGAGAATACCACGCAACTTGTTAATATGGATATTGGACAGtacaatttacttttttattgcTCAACTTGGAATGCTAGTATTGTACATATTTCAGTAGAAGTGTTCATTCAAGTTATCACGTTGATTTCGAATTAGGTGTTTCGGGTTGATTTAAAATCGGGTTTTATGTCCACaatgatttttacataattgttaaTTCATATTAACTCAGGTCAAATCGAATTTAGTTACAAGATTGAGTAAATATCAGGTCTTCagatctgttttgaacacctttatTTTCAATACATGATGCATAATTTCTTAGATGTGCAACCATTCCTTATAGAACACTCTTTATCCTTCTCAAATTGGATTACTTTTTGTCAGTTTATCTCACTAaatttaatttcatctacaaacttattttctttttccatAACCGCTCATTTCTATCTACTTTTTTTGTCGTCATATTCTCCAACTCAATTTCTGTTTctaattttcataaatttcactaattttcataaaaaaaaataaagagtgCTAAATAAGAGGGACGAAAGGAGTAATATGAATTGAAAGGTTAGTTAATCTACTTTTGCATCATCATTTCTTTAGAAGACACAATTCAAAAATAGCTTTCTAGGTGCAACATAAATTCTTAGCAAATTCTCTACATAATAGCCATGTAATCAACAAGCTATCCGTCTGTAAATAGGACAATAACAAACTATTTACACAATGTTCATCTACTCTCGTCAATAGAAAACCATTGAAGTTTGCCCTGCATCCCATTCGTTCGcataaattttcagattttTCTGTCACGATATACACAAGGAATAATTAGTGTGTATTGAACGATTTGAGTTTGCAATGACATATGTAACGGTAATTCAACATTCGAATGTCTCGaattttaaactttacatgTTGACAGTAAATTAAGCATACTTTTAAGCAAATTCAACCATAAAACGCTCTTGATCGGTGAAGAATAACATTAACAAGCATCAAATAAGGCGTATGTATGAATTGAAGATTATGTTGCAGGCTTGAAGAATAATACGCATTAAGGCTGGCGATCATGGACAGAAAAATTACATGGATCAAAGTGTAGAAGAAAACAGCTACTGCAATGAAATTCCGCTGTGCCGTTCGTCAACAAGTCTTCTCCAAACTATCTTCCCACAATGCATCAATGTCAATACAGCCATAAAATAGAGCAAAGGAATGGAAATGATGCATCCACCGGGAGAAAAATTAATGAGCGTCTGTGAAAGATAAATATAGTTAGGATTTCTTTTGATTTACCAATTTTCACTGatgattatcatcatcattccaaTGAGTCTCACCCAAGGTAGGACTTAGGAAGGGTGGGAAAAAAGACAGACCAATACTCTCATCACGAAGAGGTCGGGATCGAAGGGACCCCCTCAGCTCGAGTATCACCTGGCATATGAAACAATAAGTTTCATTGAATATGACAAACCACCCTAAACATATTGTAGAAAGTTGCAACTCGCACCTATCGGTTTTGAAGAAGaggattttattataatttaacaGAGAACACCCCTAACTCCAACAAAAAAAGTCGCGAACACAACTCAAATtgcaaacagaaaaaaaaaagaatttctagAAGTATATATCAAAAATGATTTATGTATAAACTTTGATACCCAAATTTCACTAAAGCATCTCTAAGAGGATGCTTGGATCGTGAGTATTGTAGCAAGgagaaaacttaaaaataaaatgaatagtGGTAAAGATAAAGGGAACGAAATGGTGATAAACCGAACAAAATGGTTGTAAAATGAAGATGGAGAAGGGGGAGATGTTTCTATCATTAAGGAGGTGAATTGTTCATTCCCGATGGAGCAAATGTTTTTCCATTATGCAAATTGATGTATTTAGGACAAGATAGAAGGATAAACAAAGTTGATATTACAATAGATGAGTGGTTAGCCAATGATGTGGTAGAGGTTCGTAGAATAAATGACAAAATTATGGGGATGATGCCTGTGTATGGAAGGAAATATCAACACTCAGTCAGTGCTTACACGCCTCAAGTGGGAGAAGCAAATGGTCTGATACAAAGTATATCAAGTTTGGAGAAGTTTTATATTGGCACAGCAGTCATCCAAATAGTCATGTTGAAAGACACAAAGTGAATTTGAGAGCACCCATGAGCCATAAAGGCTTTGGATATGAACCGATAAATGAAGAGAGTTAGTACTGATCATAGGTAGAAACCGTGAAAACTATTTAGTGACTTACAAAAGTGGAGCATCGATTACTTCGAGAAGCTTCTTAAACTATAAGGTAATACCAGATGAATGTGTAGTCACCTAGGACACACTTAATGTTTATATGCAATTGAACTTATCCAAGAAAAAATCCAAGggaaagtaaaaatcaaatGGTGGAACCATGGAGTAAAAATGCAGTAGTTATATCAAGATGCAGTCGTTTTATAACGGGATTTTAGTTCACCGTTACGA
Proteins encoded in this region:
- the LOC130825606 gene encoding flavin-containing monooxygenase FMO GS-OX-like 4, yielding MAFQLISKKVAVIGGGAAGLVAARELKKEGHDVVVFERQAQLGGTWVYSPEVESDPLGLDPTRKIVHSSLYTSLRTNLPREAMGFRDFPFVPSGKPDRDSRRFPAHWEVLRYLEDFCREFGLNELIRYQTEVRHVSLGIDGMWMVKYRIGGDESSNVDETFDAVVICTGHFTEPRIADNIPGIEHWPGRQIHSHNYRVPDPYQEQVVVLIGNASSALDISRDIAGFAKEVHIACKNEATGRYGKHPVYDNMWLHPVIERAYEDGRLSFQDGSVVHADVILHCTGYKYHFPFLDIDSVVNVDDNRVGPLYKHVFRPTLAPGISFIGIPSVVLAFFLYELQSKWVAGVLSGRILLPSDEKMMKDIEAFYSELDAKEVPKRYTHKIHDFKRLFRPFEYEDWLAAECGSPPAEEWRKNMFFATVVRAFRQMETFRDEWDDEDLVLQAHKDFMQYLSADGRVITTASTT